In Panicum virgatum strain AP13 chromosome 4N, P.virgatum_v5, whole genome shotgun sequence, a single window of DNA contains:
- the LOC120668964 gene encoding uncharacterized protein LOC120668964, producing MDRQSAVQRGGAGAGAGAAVHEWFNASTGDQPAEQTAVVDGAFLMHLLEDAPAAEQAPDDVDRLSHVIRTLEAEISGGGRAAPLAPADGGSMLEHVPAGNVGSEGLEESILSDAPGPCVAEAPFEYCWTEVPPAVGQHDMGGWYVDGDGLVAGYEFREQCYYGYNDSPHVERVYSPLWE from the coding sequence ATGGATCGGCAAAGTGCGGTGCAGAGAGGCGGTGCTGGTGCCGGCGCCGGTGCTGCCGTACACGAATGGTTCAACGCCAGCACCGGCGATCAGCCGGCCGAGCAGACGGCCGTCGTCGACGGGGCGTTCCTCATGCACCTGCTGGAGGACGCGCCAGCAGCGGAGCAGGCGCCGGACGACGTCGACCGGCTGAGCCACGTCATCCGGACCCTGGAGGCTGAGATCAGCGGTGGTGGCAGGGCGGCGCCCTTGGCGCCGGCAGATGGCGGGAGCATGCTGGAGCACGTGCCGGCAGGCAACGTCGGTAGCGAGGGCCTGGAGGAGTCCATCCTCTCGGACGCCCCCGGACCTTGTGTGGCCGAGGCGCCGTTCGAGTACTGCTGGACGGAGGTGCCGCCGGCGGTCGGTCAGCATGACATGGGCGGCTGGTACGTTGACGGCGACGGCCTCGTGGCGGGGTACGAGTTCAGGGAGCAGTGCTATTACGGCTACAATGACAGCCCACACGTTGAGCGTGTGTACAGCCCCTTGTGGGAATGA